The following coding sequences lie in one Pontibacter sp. G13 genomic window:
- the chrA gene encoding chromate efflux transporter, producing the protein MQHLKEIIWVFFKLGLTAFGGPAAHIAMLEEEVVERRKWLDRQHFLDLVGATNLIPGPNSTEMMMHIGMHRGGVLGLIFGGAAFILPAAFLTGLLGWAYVQYGELPAIAPYLAGIKPAVLAIILAAVIKLGKKAVKTWVLGVLGAIVALSTWFGVDEVIAILAGGVFGMLFLTAQQRLLTPSGLIGGGFLLMQTLATQITGYSPARLFGVMLKIGAVLFGSGYVLIAYLEGELVNNLGWLTKQQLLDAVAAGQFTPGPVLTTATFLGYVIDGIPGAVLATLGIFLPSFFLVALLHPFVPKLRNSPWAAAFLDAVNVSAVGIMVTVLVQLAQSTLLEPFTWQGWAIAILAVILTFYTKVHSAWIVIGSAGLGWLLYQLPPL; encoded by the coding sequence ATGCAGCATTTGAAGGAAATCATTTGGGTATTTTTCAAGTTGGGGCTTACGGCTTTTGGTGGCCCTGCAGCACACATTGCCATGTTGGAAGAGGAAGTGGTCGAGCGCCGGAAATGGTTGGATCGACAACATTTTCTGGACCTCGTCGGGGCAACAAACCTCATTCCCGGTCCCAATTCCACCGAAATGATGATGCACATCGGCATGCACCGTGGAGGCGTACTGGGACTGATATTCGGGGGCGCGGCATTTATCTTGCCAGCGGCCTTCTTGACAGGTTTGTTGGGCTGGGCATACGTCCAATACGGAGAGCTCCCCGCCATTGCGCCGTATCTCGCTGGCATCAAACCGGCCGTGTTGGCGATCATTCTGGCGGCAGTCATCAAGCTCGGCAAAAAAGCTGTCAAGACTTGGGTATTGGGCGTCTTGGGGGCAATTGTGGCGCTCTCTACGTGGTTTGGTGTGGATGAGGTGATTGCGATTCTGGCAGGAGGGGTTTTCGGGATGCTGTTCCTGACTGCCCAGCAACGGTTGCTGACCCCCTCAGGATTGATTGGTGGTGGATTCCTGCTCATGCAGACCCTGGCGACACAAATAACCGGTTATTCCCCCGCGCGTCTCTTTGGGGTAATGCTCAAGATTGGGGCCGTACTTTTCGGAAGCGGATATGTCCTGATTGCGTATTTGGAGGGTGAATTGGTGAACAATCTCGGCTGGCTGACCAAGCAACAATTGCTGGACGCAGTTGCGGCGGGGCAATTTACCCCCGGTCCAGTGTTGACCACGGCGACCTTTCTCGGCTATGTAATCGATGGTATTCCCGGTGCGGTACTTGCTACCTTGGGAATTTTTCTCCCTTCCTTCTTCTTAGTAGCCTTGCTTCATCCCTTTGTGCCCAAACTCAGGAACTCTCCCTGGGCGGCCGCTTTCCTTGATGCAGTCAATGTAAGTGCAGTGGGCATCATGGTGACAGTTTTGGTTCAATTGGCGCAATCTACACTCCTTGAACCATTTACCTGGCAAGGATGGGCCATTGCGATACTTGCCGTGATTCTGACATTTTACACCAAGGTTCACTCGGCTTGGATCGTGATTGGTTCTGCCGGGCTCGGATGGTTGCTCTATCAATTGCCCCCACTCTAG
- a CDS encoding Na/Pi symporter has product MANTSPNTSESSSEKAVNQSQKLDLEQGLNASQLAGQIGLLLIVLFAFLVSLNVMSGSFKLFGKGLAEELFNITSNPFISLFIGMLATAIIQSSSTATTIIVGLVGAGQLSVAAAAPMIMGANIGTSVTSTIVAMGHITNREEYKKAVAGACVHDFFNIITVIILFTVETTTHMLSDAAIYLAGNFEPVSGEKSAGVLWFVKSSAKWVIALTGKNGVISLIIGLLGLFFSLQFLSKVLKTLVIGKIENNMNRYVFQRPPVSLLVGFLSTTAVQSSSITSSLMVPLVATNKVTLRNAFPFLMGANIGTTTTALFAALFAYDSSNPVVGAAQAGLAIAFVHLLFNLFGVLVLFPIPKVREIPIRLAEGLGQLTLKNRLYGIAYVVVTFFLIPGLLIFLTKS; this is encoded by the coding sequence ATGGCTAATACATCGCCCAACACTTCCGAGTCTTCTTCCGAGAAGGCCGTGAACCAATCACAGAAGCTAGATCTAGAACAAGGGCTCAATGCATCCCAGCTGGCTGGCCAAATTGGCTTGTTGCTGATTGTACTTTTTGCTTTTCTGGTTTCACTGAACGTCATGTCAGGCTCCTTTAAGCTTTTCGGCAAGGGACTGGCAGAGGAATTGTTCAATATCACTTCCAATCCATTTATCTCATTGTTCATCGGGATGTTGGCTACGGCCATCATTCAGAGCTCCTCTACCGCGACCACCATCATCGTGGGATTGGTAGGAGCCGGTCAGCTTTCCGTAGCTGCCGCCGCACCGATGATTATGGGAGCCAATATCGGTACTTCGGTGACCTCCACCATCGTGGCGATGGGGCATATTACCAATCGAGAAGAATACAAAAAAGCCGTGGCTGGTGCCTGTGTCCACGACTTCTTCAATATCATCACCGTGATTATCCTCTTCACGGTAGAGACCACAACCCACATGCTGTCCGATGCGGCGATTTACTTGGCTGGCAATTTCGAGCCTGTTTCCGGTGAGAAATCTGCCGGAGTACTCTGGTTCGTCAAGTCCTCTGCCAAATGGGTGATCGCATTGACTGGCAAAAATGGGGTCATTTCCCTGATCATTGGATTGCTCGGACTGTTCTTCTCGCTCCAATTCCTCAGCAAGGTCCTCAAGACGCTTGTGATCGGAAAGATCGAGAACAACATGAACCGCTACGTGTTCCAGCGTCCTCCAGTATCCTTGTTGGTTGGATTCCTGTCCACAACAGCTGTCCAGTCTAGCTCTATTACGTCTTCCTTGATGGTTCCATTGGTGGCAACCAATAAGGTCACGCTTAGGAATGCCTTTCCCTTCCTGATGGGAGCGAATATCGGCACGACCACCACGGCGTTGTTTGCGGCATTGTTTGCCTATGACAGTTCTAATCCGGTGGTAGGAGCTGCTCAGGCGGGTCTGGCGATTGCCTTTGTCCACCTGCTCTTCAACCTCTTTGGTGTGTTGGTGCTGTTCCCGATCCCCAAGGTTCGCGAGATTCCGATTCGCTTGGCCGAAGGATTGGGACAATTGACCCTGAAGAATCGACTCTATGGAATCGCCTATGTGGTGGTGACATTCTTCTTGATTCCCGGTCTGTTGATCTTTCTGACTAAAAGCTGA